One genomic segment of Fervidobacterium pennivorans includes these proteins:
- a CDS encoding 2-oxoacid:acceptor oxidoreductase subunit alpha translates to MEKKSEISIVLSGAAGQGIQAVEHILTRVAKDSGFHVFATKEYMSRVRGGNNSTEIRISSQPVKAYVDRIDILVPLNDNAIERLRPRITEGTIILGEKKYVENEKNSIGILLEEIAESFGNKIYENSVAIGILAGIINADEDALVNNIKVYFSKKSEEVIKANVNAALKGYEIGKSLGLRFEITPSNEVKKQYLLNGSEAVAKGAIAGGCNFISSYPMSPATTVFTELSRLSKQYGILVDQAEDEIAAANMAIAAWYAGARAMVSTSGGGFALMTEAISLSGMIETPIVVHLGQRPGPATGLPTRTEQGDLNLVLYAGHGDFPRIIYAPGNLCEAYELSAKAFNMADKYQVPVFILTDQYFLDSFYNVDEMPQVKIERYIVKTDENYKRYTLTEDGISPRGIPGYGKGLVRVDSDEHDEYGHITESAEVRRKMVEKRLKKMEKIIQDAVPPKLFGSENYKYLIVTWGSTQLIVKEALEKLGNKDVAMLHFSQVYPVPPIAESYLKKAQKVIFLEQNAAGQFANLIKLTFDGVDTRRRILKYDGFPFSVEQVMEAISKEVE, encoded by the coding sequence ATGGAAAAGAAGAGTGAGATTTCAATTGTATTAAGTGGTGCCGCAGGGCAGGGGATTCAAGCCGTAGAACACATTCTAACAAGAGTAGCAAAGGATTCTGGATTCCATGTCTTTGCAACAAAAGAATACATGTCCAGAGTGCGCGGAGGTAATAACTCAACGGAGATACGTATATCATCTCAACCAGTAAAAGCCTACGTGGACCGTATCGATATTTTAGTTCCTCTCAACGACAACGCTATTGAACGATTAAGACCGCGTATCACGGAAGGAACGATTATCCTTGGTGAAAAGAAATACGTTGAAAATGAAAAGAACTCTATAGGAATCTTGCTTGAAGAGATTGCAGAAAGTTTTGGTAACAAGATATACGAAAATTCAGTAGCGATAGGTATCTTGGCCGGGATTATAAACGCTGACGAGGACGCATTAGTCAATAACATAAAAGTCTACTTTTCTAAGAAGTCTGAAGAGGTGATTAAGGCAAACGTTAATGCAGCCCTCAAAGGTTACGAAATCGGTAAATCGTTGGGTCTAAGGTTTGAAATTACGCCTTCCAACGAAGTAAAAAAACAATACCTTCTAAACGGTTCAGAAGCAGTTGCGAAAGGTGCCATAGCCGGTGGTTGTAATTTCATATCATCTTACCCTATGTCCCCAGCAACAACGGTATTTACAGAACTATCAAGATTATCAAAACAATACGGTATACTTGTTGACCAAGCAGAAGATGAAATCGCTGCTGCCAATATGGCAATTGCTGCATGGTACGCAGGAGCTCGTGCAATGGTATCAACCTCCGGTGGTGGTTTTGCACTGATGACAGAAGCCATCAGTTTGTCGGGTATGATTGAAACGCCGATAGTCGTGCACCTCGGTCAAAGACCAGGACCAGCTACAGGTTTACCAACAAGAACCGAGCAAGGAGATTTGAACCTTGTTTTATACGCAGGGCATGGTGATTTTCCAAGAATCATTTACGCTCCTGGAAACTTGTGCGAAGCCTATGAGCTCAGTGCAAAAGCGTTCAACATGGCTGATAAATATCAGGTACCAGTTTTTATCCTCACCGACCAGTATTTCCTTGACTCATTCTACAATGTGGATGAAATGCCACAAGTAAAGATAGAACGTTATATTGTCAAAACCGATGAGAATTACAAAAGATACACACTTACAGAAGATGGAATATCACCACGTGGTATTCCTGGCTATGGAAAGGGATTGGTAAGAGTTGATAGTGACGAGCATGATGAGTACGGGCACATAACAGAAAGTGCGGAAGTTAGAAGAAAAATGGTTGAAAAGCGCTTGAAAAAGATGGAAAAAATTATCCAAGATGCAGTTCCTCCTAAACTTTTCGGAAGTGAGAACTACAAATACCTCATTGTCACTTGGGGCTCCACTCAATTGATAGTCAAAGAAGCACTTGAAAAGCTTGGTAACAAAGATGTAGCGATGCTTCACTTCTCGCAGGTGTACCCTGTGCCACCAATTGCAGAAAGTTATCTAAAAAAAGCACAAAAAGTAATATTCCTTGAGCAAAACGCAGCAGGACAATTTGCGAATCTTATAAAATTAACATTTGATGGTGTAGACACCCGAAGAAGAATATTGAAATACGATGGCTTCCCGTTCTCAGTTGAACAGGTTATGGAAGCCATTTCTAAGGAGGTTGAGTAA
- a CDS encoding thiamine pyrophosphate-dependent enzyme: MKSLGELLVQPGPFSEIVIGNTAIVRAMIESGVRVVTSYPGSPTPEIAEAINSIPKDKNPLYFEFSTNEKVALEVAFGAAVNGFTSCVFFKSVGMNVVADSFVQLSMMEIPGGMVIVTGDDPGANSSQNEQDNRHYARLSYTPVFEPKDAQEVYEMFKQAVEYSKKLRSPVILRLTTHTAHFKQKVNFGTFIPSPLGSPVFDVKNNGPYIPIAQNVPIMKRRALEKLQMWAEISEKYAFITNNGSEIGIITAGLPYLSLLDVLGENVKRVDILRLGMVYPLPRKAITEFLKKHKIVKVLEELDDFIEEKVKAIAFEERIDVRIVGKMDLEDWIGEYTPEKVYSVLSKFAPELLRNIKVPNNTMRVLNRPPQLCPGCGHRPVFYVLSKILNEKDISVADIGCHTLGFLEPYNVGQVLLSMGHSTGTASGLSMFNPDRKVVAFLGDSTFFHAGIPGIINAVFNKHNFTLVIMENGTTAMTGHQDHPGKAIKIRQILEAIGVKYIWEVDTYQQDKLEEILRTALETKEFNVVIAKHPCMLKFTRERRRKGVIKVPQMKVTNRCTLAGVCITKFACPSFQRADDGSIFVHEDLCIGDGSCMIACPSGALEFEKVESGGDAK; this comes from the coding sequence ATGAAAAGTTTAGGAGAGTTGTTAGTCCAGCCTGGTCCTTTTTCGGAAATTGTTATTGGAAACACTGCAATTGTGAGGGCAATGATTGAAAGCGGTGTAAGAGTGGTAACGTCATATCCTGGTTCGCCCACACCTGAGATAGCCGAAGCGATAAATTCCATACCAAAAGACAAAAATCCGCTGTATTTTGAGTTTTCAACAAACGAAAAGGTAGCTTTAGAAGTAGCGTTTGGTGCAGCAGTTAACGGATTTACCTCATGTGTGTTTTTCAAAAGTGTCGGTATGAACGTGGTTGCCGATTCTTTTGTCCAGCTAAGCATGATGGAAATCCCTGGTGGGATGGTAATTGTAACAGGCGATGACCCGGGTGCGAACAGTTCACAAAATGAGCAAGATAACCGACATTACGCAAGGCTTTCCTACACCCCTGTCTTTGAACCGAAAGACGCACAAGAGGTCTACGAGATGTTCAAACAAGCTGTCGAATACTCCAAAAAGCTACGTTCCCCTGTAATTCTGCGCTTAACAACCCACACTGCTCACTTCAAACAAAAAGTCAACTTTGGAACGTTTATTCCCTCACCGCTAGGTTCCCCTGTCTTTGATGTTAAAAATAACGGTCCATACATTCCGATAGCTCAAAATGTTCCAATAATGAAAAGAAGAGCGCTTGAAAAATTGCAAATGTGGGCTGAGATTTCGGAAAAATACGCTTTTATAACAAACAACGGGAGTGAGATAGGAATTATAACGGCTGGACTTCCTTACCTTTCATTGCTCGATGTGCTGGGAGAAAATGTGAAAAGAGTAGACATTTTAAGACTTGGCATGGTCTACCCATTACCAAGGAAGGCAATAACAGAATTTCTTAAAAAGCACAAAATAGTGAAAGTTCTGGAAGAGTTAGATGATTTCATCGAAGAAAAGGTGAAAGCGATTGCCTTTGAAGAAAGAATAGATGTAAGAATTGTTGGAAAAATGGACTTGGAGGACTGGATTGGGGAGTACACTCCAGAAAAAGTTTATTCAGTTCTTTCGAAATTTGCACCAGAGTTGCTCAGAAATATCAAGGTTCCAAACAACACAATGCGAGTTCTAAACCGTCCACCACAACTTTGTCCGGGTTGTGGTCACAGACCTGTTTTCTATGTTCTCTCAAAAATTTTGAACGAAAAAGATATATCAGTAGCTGATATTGGGTGTCATACACTCGGATTTTTGGAACCTTACAACGTGGGACAAGTCCTACTATCGATGGGACACTCAACAGGAACGGCATCTGGTCTTAGCATGTTCAACCCTGATAGAAAAGTTGTTGCATTCCTCGGAGATTCCACATTCTTCCACGCTGGAATACCCGGAATTATAAACGCTGTGTTCAATAAGCACAACTTTACACTAGTTATAATGGAAAACGGGACAACAGCCATGACCGGTCATCAAGACCATCCAGGAAAAGCGATTAAAATTCGACAGATTCTCGAAGCTATAGGTGTGAAGTATATTTGGGAAGTCGATACATACCAGCAAGATAAACTCGAAGAAATCTTGCGAACAGCTCTTGAAACAAAAGAATTCAACGTCGTAATTGCGAAACATCCATGCATGTTGAAATTCACAAGGGAAAGAAGAAGGAAGGGTGTAATAAAAGTACCTCAGATGAAGGTAACCAACAGATGCACACTTGCTGGTGTGTGTATAACCAAATTTGCTTGCCCATCGTTCCAAAGAGCAGATGATGGAAGTATCTTTGTCCATGAAGACCTCTGTATTGGCGATGGTTCTTGTATGATTGCCTGCCCATCGGGAGCGCTGGAGTTTGAAAAAGTAGAATCAGGTGGTGATGCAAAATGA
- a CDS encoding 2-oxoacid:acceptor oxidoreductase family protein, whose translation MRKFDIFLIGVGGQGIGLLSEVLIRAIDYSGQKCIGVDTHGLAQRGGIVSSHIRIGDVNSPLVLPGDVDLALALERHEAARALNYLKNGGTLVYYNTSWQPLPVRLGREGEIKEEEIENVANKRGIRVYKVKYELPDARMQNIALLGVVAKNNLIPSVEPKHYLMAMEDLMNERIYTANKEIFERILEAI comes from the coding sequence ATGAGAAAATTCGACATATTCCTTATAGGTGTTGGCGGACAGGGAATAGGACTTTTGAGTGAAGTATTAATCCGTGCCATCGATTATAGTGGTCAAAAATGCATAGGTGTCGATACTCACGGCTTAGCCCAAAGGGGTGGGATTGTCTCTTCACACATAAGAATTGGAGATGTGAACTCTCCACTTGTGCTACCTGGAGATGTTGATTTGGCACTTGCACTTGAAAGACACGAAGCTGCACGTGCGCTTAACTATCTGAAGAATGGCGGAACTCTTGTTTATTACAACACATCCTGGCAACCATTACCTGTAAGGTTAGGCAGGGAAGGTGAAATAAAAGAGGAAGAAATTGAAAACGTAGCTAACAAGCGAGGCATAAGGGTATACAAAGTCAAATACGAATTGCCAGATGCACGGATGCAGAATATCGCATTACTCGGTGTAGTTGCTAAAAACAACCTTATACCTAGCGTCGAACCAAAGCATTATCTGATGGCTATGGAAGATTTAATGAACGAACGAATTTATACTGCGAATAAAGAAATATTCGAAAGGATTTTGGAGGCGATATGA
- a CDS encoding aspartate-semialdehyde dehydrogenase gives MGFKVGVVGATGAVGRTMVEVLEKSEVPVSELRLFASERSAGQTLTFKGVQVKVEVLTEEAMREGFDYLLFSAGADVSRRYAPIAAQAGTTVIDNSSAFRMVPEIPLVVPEINGKLLKGYHGIVANPNCSTIQMVLALYRVHDRYHLHEIFVSTYQAVSGAGHKAVVEYERQLAGDTTHAVFPRQIAHNVIPLIGDLKDDISQEEWKMINETRKILNSRSIAVFPTTVRVPVRVGHSESVVARTLFPIMSKEDLVETIASGEDVILHDDIVTPVEVAGDDYVHVGRIRLFDAHTFGLWVVADNLRVGAATNAVRILKLHSQLNSDLVFESEAKEVEGR, from the coding sequence ATGGGGTTCAAAGTCGGTGTTGTAGGAGCAACAGGAGCGGTTGGAAGAACGATGGTTGAGGTTCTTGAAAAAAGTGAGGTTCCAGTTTCCGAACTCAGACTCTTTGCATCGGAAAGGTCAGCCGGTCAAACTTTAACGTTCAAAGGTGTACAAGTGAAGGTCGAGGTTCTTACAGAAGAAGCTATGAGGGAAGGTTTTGACTATTTGCTTTTCTCAGCTGGTGCAGATGTTTCAAGAAGATACGCACCGATTGCAGCACAAGCGGGAACAACGGTGATTGATAACTCATCTGCGTTTAGAATGGTCCCAGAAATTCCGCTTGTTGTTCCGGAAATAAACGGGAAGCTGCTAAAGGGATACCATGGAATCGTTGCAAACCCGAATTGTTCAACTATTCAAATGGTCTTAGCACTCTACAGAGTACATGATAGATACCATCTGCACGAGATATTTGTCTCAACATACCAGGCTGTTTCTGGAGCAGGTCATAAGGCAGTTGTTGAATACGAAAGGCAACTTGCCGGTGATACAACACATGCAGTTTTCCCAAGACAGATTGCCCACAACGTCATTCCACTTATAGGCGATTTAAAAGATGATATATCTCAAGAGGAGTGGAAGATGATAAACGAAACAAGGAAAATATTGAATTCAAGGTCTATCGCTGTATTCCCAACAACTGTAAGGGTTCCTGTTAGAGTGGGACATTCGGAAAGTGTTGTAGCTCGAACTCTCTTCCCAATAATGTCAAAAGAAGACTTAGTAGAAACTATTGCCTCAGGTGAGGATGTAATACTTCATGACGATATCGTTACGCCAGTAGAAGTAGCTGGTGATGACTACGTCCACGTCGGTAGGATAAGACTCTTTGATGCGCACACCTTTGGATTGTGGGTTGTGGCAGATAACCTCAGAGTTGGAGCTGCAACGAATGCTGTTAGGATTCTGAAGCTACATAGTCAGTTGAATTCTGATTTAGTTTTTGAAAGCGAGGCGAAGGAAGTTGAGGGAAGATGA
- a CDS encoding succinate--CoA ligase subunit alpha yields the protein MFFKTNTVCVYGGTGRYGSYHLKRMIEYGTNVVCVVSKNKHIQRMDGVPVYQSLSESFEKPDTAVFFVPPQNVLEAFKDAVDNGVVNFVIITEHVPVHDTLKMLKLAREKGATIVGPNCPGVINPHERVKVGIMPEKYFKAGNVAIISRSGTLMYETAKHLSENPGVGVALGLGGDPVVGTNVSEAFEIVKKLGYEKVLLIGEIGGEDEVRGVEHALKIGFSPENIVAFFAGRHAPEGKRMGHAGAIIEGERGKVSFKEQRLKELGVKVVKFPWEVKDAWRIW from the coding sequence ATGTTTTTTAAAACAAATACAGTTTGTGTTTACGGCGGAACAGGAAGATATGGAAGTTATCACCTCAAAAGGATGATTGAATACGGGACGAATGTAGTATGTGTGGTGAGTAAGAACAAACATATACAACGCATGGATGGTGTGCCAGTCTATCAAAGCCTCAGTGAGAGTTTTGAAAAGCCAGATACAGCTGTCTTTTTTGTTCCACCTCAAAATGTTTTAGAAGCGTTTAAGGATGCTGTTGATAATGGTGTGGTGAATTTTGTAATAATAACTGAACATGTTCCTGTTCACGATACGCTAAAGATGTTGAAACTGGCAAGAGAAAAGGGAGCTACAATAGTTGGTCCCAATTGCCCAGGTGTTATAAACCCTCATGAGCGAGTTAAGGTTGGTATCATGCCGGAAAAGTATTTTAAAGCAGGAAATGTAGCCATCATTTCAAGAAGCGGCACGCTAATGTATGAAACAGCGAAACATCTGAGTGAGAATCCAGGTGTCGGTGTAGCACTTGGGTTGGGTGGAGATCCCGTTGTGGGGACAAATGTTTCGGAAGCTTTTGAGATAGTGAAAAAACTAGGTTACGAAAAAGTATTGCTAATTGGTGAAATTGGTGGTGAAGATGAGGTAAGAGGTGTTGAGCATGCATTAAAAATAGGCTTCTCTCCAGAAAACATCGTTGCTTTCTTCGCAGGTAGACATGCTCCAGAAGGGAAACGTATGGGGCATGCGGGAGCAATTATTGAAGGAGAAAGGGGAAAGGTTTCTTTTAAGGAACAAAGACTAAAAGAATTAGGAGTTAAGGTGGTGAAATTTCCGTGGGAAGTGAAAGACGCTTGGAGAATTTGGTAA
- a CDS encoding YitT family protein, whose protein sequence is MGSERRLENLVKEYFLSSFGVLLTALGLVIFLIPNNIAAGGASGLAIVLNRLIPLSVGIWMYIINITLFLTAFLIIGFDFSFKTIYCTFLLNFLIDFFDRILPIYKYQGKDVILAVFFGDILTAIGMAIAFSQNASTGGTDIIAKILNKFFGAPFGMSILFIDFAIGLAAGLVYNIDTGLYSILAIIVNGTTIDFVLKGLELSVNVWVVSEKIDEIKDFVLSELGRGCTVFEAKGGYTGLPRNVLLIVLKRRKLHELVNTIRTVDPKAFFLVNEARYVYGEGFKEIV, encoded by the coding sequence GTGGGAAGTGAAAGACGCTTGGAGAATTTGGTAAAGGAATACTTCCTCTCTTCCTTTGGAGTATTGCTCACAGCTCTGGGGTTGGTTATTTTCCTTATTCCAAATAACATCGCGGCTGGTGGAGCTTCAGGTCTTGCAATAGTCTTGAACAGATTAATCCCACTTTCAGTGGGTATATGGATGTATATCATAAATATTACACTTTTTCTGACAGCATTTCTGATAATAGGATTTGACTTCAGTTTTAAAACGATATATTGCACTTTTTTGCTGAATTTTTTGATAGATTTCTTCGACAGGATATTGCCTATTTACAAGTATCAAGGTAAAGACGTAATTCTTGCTGTATTCTTTGGGGATATACTAACTGCCATTGGTATGGCTATAGCGTTTTCCCAAAACGCCTCGACAGGTGGAACTGATATTATTGCAAAGATATTGAACAAGTTTTTTGGTGCACCATTTGGTATGTCAATATTGTTCATCGACTTTGCCATAGGTCTTGCCGCAGGGCTCGTTTACAACATTGATACGGGTTTGTATTCGATACTTGCCATAATAGTCAACGGAACAACCATAGACTTTGTATTGAAGGGCTTGGAACTTTCCGTAAATGTATGGGTCGTTTCCGAGAAGATTGACGAAATCAAGGATTTTGTCTTATCGGAATTAGGTAGAGGTTGCACTGTCTTCGAAGCCAAAGGAGGGTATACTGGCTTGCCACGTAATGTGTTGTTGATTGTTTTGAAAAGACGAAAACTTCATGAATTGGTCAATACAATCAGAACTGTTGATCCAAAAGCTTTCTTTCTTGTGAACGAGGCAAGGTATGTTTACGGAGAAGGTTTCAAAGAGATTGTATAA
- a CDS encoding ATP-grasp domain-containing protein: protein MKIHEYLAKDILRAEKVRVPRSYLVTSEELAEEKSLRKCLERLGFPQVLKAQVLVGGRMKAGGIVVAENLEKSLEGIRKILGMKIKGEEPYGVLVEEYIPHDTERYISLSIDRNVRDAVFVYSEVGGVDIEEFASKYPDKVLRTSNIRELPKDLQEFAKQLYDIFVRYDLTLLEINPFVFKDGDFYALDAVFHVDDSALYRQLWAYEDTEETNSFVPFENGEIGVIGCGAGIVMATIDILVEHGYKPANFCDLGGGATMESVYEALKKVMSLCSKAVLNIFGGITDCLEIAKGVVNFKEEDPDFEIYIRLSGNNEFLAKELLKKHGIYAVDDMKDLIERLQEDEKVQKRGVNDVF from the coding sequence ATGAAGATTCACGAGTATTTGGCAAAGGATATCCTGAGGGCGGAAAAAGTAAGAGTACCAAGAAGCTATTTGGTAACATCCGAAGAACTAGCAGAAGAAAAGTCTTTAAGGAAGTGCTTGGAAAGGCTCGGTTTTCCGCAGGTCCTTAAAGCTCAAGTATTAGTTGGTGGGAGGATGAAAGCCGGCGGAATTGTGGTCGCCGAAAATTTGGAAAAAAGTCTCGAAGGTATTAGGAAGATTTTGGGGATGAAGATAAAAGGAGAGGAACCCTACGGAGTATTAGTTGAAGAATACATTCCGCATGACACTGAGAGATACATTTCACTTTCAATCGACAGAAATGTCAGAGACGCTGTGTTTGTGTATTCTGAGGTTGGTGGTGTGGACATAGAAGAATTTGCATCGAAATATCCAGACAAAGTGCTGCGTACAAGCAACATACGAGAACTTCCCAAAGACCTTCAGGAATTTGCGAAGCAGTTGTACGATATATTCGTAAGATACGATTTAACGTTGCTCGAGATTAATCCTTTTGTTTTTAAAGACGGAGATTTTTACGCGTTAGATGCCGTGTTTCATGTGGATGACAGTGCGCTGTATAGACAATTGTGGGCATATGAGGATACTGAAGAAACAAATTCTTTCGTGCCGTTTGAAAATGGAGAAATTGGCGTGATTGGCTGTGGTGCAGGGATTGTTATGGCAACGATAGATATACTTGTTGAGCATGGTTACAAACCAGCTAATTTTTGTGATTTGGGCGGTGGTGCAACAATGGAAAGTGTTTACGAGGCGTTGAAAAAAGTCATGTCTTTGTGTAGTAAAGCAGTTTTGAATATCTTTGGGGGCATCACCGATTGTTTGGAAATAGCCAAAGGCGTTGTGAATTTTAAAGAAGAAGACCCAGATTTCGAAATTTATATTAGGTTGTCTGGAAACAACGAATTTCTGGCAAAAGAATTATTAAAAAAGCACGGAATTTATGCTGTTGACGATATGAAAGATTTAATTGAAAGACTTCAAGAAGATGAGAAGGTTCAAAAGAGGGGTGTTAACGATGTTTTTTAA
- a CDS encoding ABC transporter substrate-binding protein, translated as MKKSLALSLLVFASILLLAAFDPTVFVEATIGEPDTLDPHLAYDTTSGEVLYNIYENLIAYKGQSVSEFEPRLATEVPTVKNGLIKDGGKTYIFPIRKGVKFHNGNPLTPEDVKYSFERGLLYDPDGGPMWMLWYAIFGFHSRDEAIEQFVGKPVSEIFDQNGQPKPEYREKLVNFYKQVIDPAIQVQGDNVVIKLKRPYAPFLNIIAQSSHWAAILDKETCVKIGLWDGKPDTWWKYKDVTKEQSPLYSYAIGTGPYKLVEWDRKQQKVILVANENYWRGPAKIKKVIIWAIPEWSTRKAMLEKGDADTIDVAIEFVDQLSSNKDIQIIRNLPTLAVTVLLFNWSVNPNSKFIGSGKLDGNGIPPNFFSDINARKAVAAAINYDALIQEVLKGSGKRVPTALPQGLLGYDPSLPLYKFSLNEVKMYLQKAWNGQAWQKGIKFSIAFNEGNTARQRVAEMIKMYMEMAAPGKVKIEVQPLQWPNFLDATQNGEIPVSINAWQADFPDPDNFIFTHYHSMGDYADRQGEAFKKFVSTPRKELGGKSLDQLTENAAAETDAQVRGKLYAQIQKFVVDNCLSVPLYQPTATYVFRTWVKGWYYNPMRPGHDFFTLYKKQ; from the coding sequence ATGAAAAAGTCACTGGCACTCTCGCTACTTGTATTTGCCTCTATTCTCCTACTTGCAGCTTTCGACCCAACAGTATTTGTTGAAGCAACCATAGGTGAACCAGACACGCTTGATCCCCATCTAGCATATGACACAACAAGCGGTGAAGTACTCTACAATATCTATGAAAACCTCATAGCCTACAAAGGTCAAAGCGTTAGCGAGTTTGAGCCGAGACTTGCTACGGAAGTTCCAACTGTCAAGAACGGACTCATTAAAGATGGTGGAAAAACGTATATTTTTCCAATTAGAAAGGGTGTAAAATTCCACAACGGTAATCCACTTACCCCAGAAGATGTGAAGTATTCATTTGAACGCGGTCTTCTTTACGACCCAGATGGTGGTCCAATGTGGATGCTCTGGTATGCTATCTTTGGTTTCCATTCGAGAGACGAAGCTATTGAACAGTTTGTTGGAAAGCCTGTTAGCGAAATATTCGACCAGAATGGGCAGCCAAAACCAGAATATAGAGAAAAACTTGTTAATTTTTACAAGCAAGTCATTGACCCGGCGATCCAAGTTCAAGGAGATAATGTGGTAATTAAGCTCAAGAGACCATATGCTCCTTTCCTCAACATCATCGCACAGAGCTCACACTGGGCAGCAATACTTGACAAAGAAACATGTGTGAAAATTGGACTTTGGGATGGTAAACCAGACACATGGTGGAAATACAAAGACGTTACGAAAGAACAGTCACCACTCTATTCTTATGCAATTGGAACAGGTCCGTACAAACTTGTAGAATGGGACAGAAAACAACAAAAAGTAATTCTCGTTGCAAATGAGAATTATTGGAGAGGACCAGCAAAGATTAAGAAAGTAATAATTTGGGCAATTCCTGAGTGGTCAACAAGAAAAGCAATGCTCGAAAAAGGTGATGCAGATACTATTGACGTCGCAATTGAATTTGTTGACCAACTTAGCTCAAACAAAGATATCCAAATAATAAGAAACCTTCCAACGCTTGCTGTTACGGTTCTGTTGTTCAACTGGTCAGTTAACCCTAACAGCAAATTCATAGGTAGTGGAAAGCTTGATGGAAACGGAATACCACCTAACTTCTTCAGTGATATTAATGCAAGAAAAGCGGTTGCCGCAGCTATCAATTACGATGCACTTATCCAGGAAGTGCTAAAAGGTTCTGGTAAAAGAGTTCCAACAGCTTTACCACAAGGCTTGCTAGGTTACGACCCTTCATTACCACTTTACAAGTTCAGTTTGAACGAAGTAAAAATGTACCTACAAAAGGCTTGGAACGGACAAGCTTGGCAGAAAGGTATTAAATTCAGCATCGCGTTCAACGAAGGTAACACAGCAAGGCAACGAGTTGCAGAAATGATAAAGATGTACATGGAAATGGCAGCACCTGGAAAGGTTAAAATTGAAGTTCAACCACTTCAGTGGCCCAATTTCCTTGATGCAACACAGAACGGAGAAATTCCGGTTTCCATAAACGCATGGCAAGCGGACTTTCCAGACCCAGATAACTTCATATTCACACACTACCACAGTATGGGAGATTACGCAGATAGACAGGGAGAGGCATTCAAAAAATTTGTGAGCACTCCAAGAAAAGAACTGGGTGGAAAGAGCCTTGACCAACTTACTGAAAATGCTGCAGCAGAGACAGACGCACAAGTTAGAGGAAAACTCTATGCGCAGATTCAAAAATTTGTTGTTGACAATTGTCTCAGTGTCCCACTCTATCAACCAACTGCGACGTATGTTTTCAGAACATGGGTTAAAGGTTGGTACTACAACCCAATGAGACCAGGTCACGACTTCTTCACACTTTACAAAAAACAATGA
- a CDS encoding thiamine pyrophosphate-dependent enzyme has translation MGSTNTAFDPKIYDIPDADIAWCPGCGNFGIINELKTALAQLQLDPTQVVLVSGIGQAAKMPQYVRANMFNGLHGRSLPAAVAIKMVNPNLVVIAESGDGCTYGEGGNHFIHTIRKNPDITNIVHDNQIYGLTKGQASPTTARGQVTTLQFDGVIVDPFNPIAVAVALDASFVARSFSGNFQLTVELIKMAIKHKGYALIDILQPCVTFNKVNTYQWYRENTYLLPDSYDPTDRQAAFKIATDTSKLALGVIYMNPNKPVYEEQLAPYQIDKTPVALRGLEL, from the coding sequence ATGGGCAGTACGAATACCGCATTTGACCCAAAAATCTACGACATTCCCGATGCTGATATCGCCTGGTGTCCAGGATGCGGAAATTTTGGAATAATCAATGAACTAAAAACGGCTCTTGCACAGTTACAACTTGACCCAACCCAAGTAGTGTTGGTCTCTGGTATAGGTCAGGCAGCAAAAATGCCTCAGTATGTTAGAGCTAATATGTTTAACGGACTGCATGGAAGGTCGCTACCTGCAGCGGTTGCTATAAAGATGGTTAACCCGAACCTTGTTGTAATTGCCGAAAGTGGAGATGGGTGTACATACGGTGAAGGTGGTAACCATTTCATACACACGATAAGAAAAAATCCAGATATAACAAACATAGTGCACGACAACCAAATATACGGGTTAACGAAAGGTCAAGCATCACCAACAACCGCACGCGGACAGGTAACAACGCTACAATTTGATGGAGTTATCGTTGACCCATTCAACCCTATCGCTGTTGCTGTTGCACTCGATGCATCTTTTGTTGCCAGAAGCTTTTCTGGGAATTTCCAGCTAACTGTAGAACTTATCAAGATGGCTATAAAACACAAAGGATACGCTTTAATTGATATATTACAACCCTGTGTCACGTTCAACAAAGTTAACACATACCAGTGGTACAGAGAGAACACATATTTGCTACCCGATAGCTACGACCCAACTGACAGACAAGCTGCATTTAAGATAGCAACCGACACCTCAAAACTCGCACTTGGAGTGATATACATGAACCCAAACAAGCCCGTTTACGAAGAACAACTTGCACCATACCAAATTGATAAAACACCCGTTGCTTTGAGGGGGTTGGAGTTATGA